One region of Miscanthus floridulus cultivar M001 chromosome 19, ASM1932011v1, whole genome shotgun sequence genomic DNA includes:
- the LOC136526670 gene encoding basal body protein 10-like yields the protein MANVMVLPVDQWDRSNVTVGVLQSLVDVGLLRPITDPSRPEWMAPGGEPEPRPRDGYVVSFVSFHERGFGLLVDRFMQALPHYYGVELHNFNPNSIIWFYLRNDDGGLPPYTGRVVEVQPKHWWYGVPSKEQHRLRPLLKALERLHDHGLTAAVAMAAFHRRRVLPLMARRRRLFEMTPDKPIDGIRMSAMPLSDEEGMRDIRASPPPVPEDTQRRAANRAYAEAQKKKKDAKMAKRKKKIVERDALEKHCRKQKLEGLPVEASPSTSVEDSSDDDGGEVERGPLDRLPNVREMVLGASAGGPASQGGGGDGDSGQMSALPVAEADTPKTRVLGKRAVSPLGSTAEVEQAAAGPAPPGVERAPESDEGRPASADTGAAPPPLLQRRDAVKKQLGIRSGKKRQAEVPAFAPRKALKVGTGSIAPGVVEVQELVAQVGATQAAVGQEEEEEPTLREAAAPAAVEATVGVAETPLAMEATEGEVEVKAPTVAEALRTSGAEVVEIAAPGNFRAEVVEEAGVSAARAANLKVGTEARWDHPRVWWRSRDDPEGEPIFALEDAVEGGRWDTLEQYHSLAERSLQTALSIMANDLLGVSQELEAWSFGKSLFLQRERGVWDELCRQRELLAHANELLSARSVEVEDLRLCYDNREAEVATAQGQVAPLVAWVKELEEELARVADERDASNSRAEEVRATAIATAGQLGAEQQAHELMKGALAEATKAAEASQGEALKWREKAKELEKEASRAAEASRVEVQRWKEKAKGLDDEVSRLTEASVALQTVLDHEIEEHEVLQSAARAIYEALEMEGVQSGSSLRSRLTALIGQARQRLREALHTGVKRALAVVSSHYAGIDVEGISDGYVLSEDAIEAEEELTKLEAAVEGPGTVLAKLFKEEVVPPSPSFDARDPAP from the exons ATGGCCAACGTCATGGTCCTCCCGGTGGACCAATGGGATCGGTCTAACGTGACCGTGGGAgtgctgcagtcgctcgtcgacgtcGGTCTCCTCCGCCCGATCACTGATCCTAGCAGGCCAGAGTGGATGGCTCCGGGAGGCgaaccagagccgaggcctcgcgatggctatgtcgtgagctttgtgtccttccacgagcgtggtttCGGCCTTCTAGTGGATcggttcatgcaggcgctcccgcattactatggcgtggagctccacaacttcaatcccaactccattaT ctggttttacctccgcaacgatgatGGCGGGCTTCCTCCTTATACTGGGAGGGTAGTGGAGGTTCAGCCGAAGCACTGGTGGTATGGCGTCCCGAGCAAGGAGCAACACAGGCTGCGGCCACTGCtgaaggcgctggagaggctgcaTGATCATGGCCTTACGGCGGCAGTGGCGATGGCGGCCTTccatcgccggagggtgctgccgctgatggcgcggcggcgacgtttgttcgagatgacgccggaCAAGCCGATCGATGGCATCCGAATGTCCGCCAtgcccctctccgacgaggag gggatgagggacatacgagcctccccaccgcctgTCCCTGAAGACACACAGCGGCGGGCGGCGAACCGGGCGTACGCGGaggcccagaagaagaagaaggatgctaAGATGGCAAAACGTAAGAAGAAGATCGTTGAGCGCGACGCTCTGGAAAAGCATTGCCGAAAGCAGAAGCTCGAGGGTCTCCCAGTGGAGGCGTCTCCATCGACATCGGTGGAGGATTCGAGCGACGACGATGGTGGTGAGGTGGAGCGGGGTCCCCTCGACCGCCTCCctaacgtcagggagatggttcttGGGGCATCGGCGGGTGGTCCGGCgtcccaaggaggaggaggagacggtgACTCGGGGCAAATGAGCGCCCTCCCCGTGGCCGAGGCCGATACGCCCAAGACGAGGGTGTTGGGAAAGCGCGCTGTTAGCCCGCTGGGCtcgacggcagaggtggagcaggcggctgCGGGGCCGGCTCCACCGGGGGTTGAGCGAGCGCCAGAGTCCGACGAAGGTCGGCCAGCCTCGGCGGATACGGGGGCCGCCCCACCGCCGCTGTTGCAGAGGAGGGACGCGGTGAAGAAGCAGTTGGGCATCCGCTCGGG CaagaagcgtcaggcggaagtgCCTGCCTTTGCGCCGCGCAAGGCGCTCAAGGTGGGCACGGGTTCCATTGCCCCAGGGGTGGTGGAGGTACAGGAGTTGGTCGCCCAGGTAGGGGCTACCCAGGCGGCCGTGGggcaagaggaggaggaggagcctacacTCCGCGAGGCCGCAGCACCTGCAGCTGTCGAGGCCACTGTGGGTGTGGCCGAGACCCCCTTGGCCatggaggccaccgagggcgaggtcgaGGTCAAGGCCCCCACGGTCGCCGAGGCCCTCCGGACCTCAGgggctgaggtggtggagatcgcgGCGCCCGGGAACTTCAGGGCCGAAGTGGTGGAGGAGGCCGGAGTGAGCGCGGCGAGGGCGGCAAACCTCAAGGTGGGGACGGAGGCGAG gtgggatcacccgcgcgtctggtggcggagccgggacgaccccgagggggagcccatCTTTGCACTTGAGGACGCGGTCGAGGGGGGTCGCTGggacaccctcgagcagtaccacagcctggcggagcggtcgctacaaACAGCGCTGTCCATCATGGCCAATGACCTGCTCGGGGTTTCGCAG gagctcgaggcttGGTCCTTCGGAAAGTCGTTGTTCCTTcagcgggagaggggcgtctgggacgaGCTCTGTCGGCAGAGGGAGCTACTCGCCCACgctaatgagcttctgtcggcacggagcgtggaggtggaggacctccgtctTTGCTATGACAACCGAGAGGCTGAGGTGGCCACGGCTCAGgggcaggtcgcccctttggtggcatgggtcaaggagctagaggaggaactGGCCCGGGTGGCCGACGAGCGAGACGCCTCCAACTCCCGGGCGGAAGAAGTGAGGGCCACCGCCATAGCCACCgctgggcagctgggtgcggagcagcagGCGCACgagctgatgaaaggtgccttggcagaggccaCCAAGGCGGCTGAGGCTTCCCAAGGCGAGGCCCTAAAATGGAGggaaaaggccaagg AActagagaaggaggcttccagggcagctgaggcctctcgagtcgaggtccagcgctggaaggagaaggccaagg GGTTGGATGATGAGGTCTCGCGGTTgactgaggcctccgtcgcgctGCAGACAGTGCTCGATCACGAGATCGAGGAGCATGAGGTGCTGCAGAGCGCAGCTCGCGCTATCTACGAGGCCCTGgagatggagggggttcaatcgggcagctcccttaggagccgcctgACTGCGTTGATTGGCCAAGCGCGTCAGCGACTACGAGAGGCGCTACACACAGGCGTCaaacgcgccctggccgtcgtctcctcgcactatgccggCATCGACGTTGAAGGCATCAGTGACGGCTATGTCCTATCCGAGGATGCcatcgaggccgaggaggagctgacGAAGCTGGAAGCGGCAGTCGAGGGCCCTGGCACGGTGTTGGCGAAGCtattcaaagaggaggtggtccctccttcGCCGTCTTTCGACGCGAGAGACCCTGCGCCTTGA
- the LOC136527923 gene encoding chloride channel protein CLC-a-like: MEEEQSPRLGREPATEPSPAPEWPEPECKNDDDAKDPDDPESTGGGGGGNGISSLEQPLLKRSTTLTASHLAIVGAKVSHIESLDYEIIENDLFKHDWRSRSNVEVLQYIFLKWAMAFLVGLLTGVIASLINLAIENISGLKMQHMVNLVREKRYWAGFLYFAGVNFALTFVAAVLCVAFAPTAAGPGIPEIKAYLNGVDTPNMFGAPQLIVKIIGSIGAVSSGLDLGKEGPLVHIGACLANLLNQGGEGRWRLRWRWLRYFNNDRDRRDLITCGASSGVCAAFRAPVGGVLFALEEVATWWRSALLWRTFFSTATVVVVLRGFIEVCRNGRCGMFGEGGLILFDVSDVTVRYHVGDLLPVTLVGVLGGVLGALYNHVLHQVLRLYNLINAKGRLAKLALALAVSVFTSAGLYLLPFAVPCTPCDPAFGDACPTVGNSGNFKKFNCPDGYYNDLASLLHATNTDATRNIFSTGTAGEFRLDSLLIFFAIYCVLGLFTFGIAVPSGLFLPIILMGSAYGRILALVLARFVRIDHGLYAVLGAAALMSGSMRMTVSLCVIFLELTNNLLLLPITMFVLLIAKTVGDAFNPSIYEIILDLKGLPFLEPKPETWMKDLAVGELAAAKPRVVTLQVIEKVSTVVEVLRSRPHNGFPVLDRPRPGVSELHGLVLRSHLMAVLKKRWFLTEKRRTEEWEARERFSSTELAEKSGSIDEVAVQLTPEELDMYIDLHPFTNTTPYTVVETMSVAKAVVLFRTCALRHMLIIPKFQGPEIAPIVGILTRQDLRAHNILGAFPHLANKRKVH; this comes from the exons ATGGAGGAAGAGCAGAGCCCGAGGCTCGGCCGGGAGCCGGCGACTGAGCCCAGTCCTGCGCCGGAATGGCCGGAGCCGGAATGTAAGAACGACGACGATGCGAAAGACCCGGATGACCCGGAgagcaccggcggcggcggcggcggcaacggcaTCAGCTCCCTGGAGCAGCCGCTGCTGAAGCGGAGCACCACCCTGACGGCCAGCCACCTCGCTATCGTCGGCGCCAAGGTCTCCCACATCGAGAGCCTCGACTACGA GATCATCGAGAACGATCTGTTCAAGCACGACTGGCGGAGCCGCTCCAACGTGGAGGTGCTGCAGTACATCTTCCTCAAGTGGGCCATGGCGTTCCTCGTCGGCCTTCTCACCGGAGTCATCGCATCCCTCATCAATCTCGCCATTGAGAACATCTCCGGCCTCAAGATGCAACACATGGTCAACCTCGTCCGCGAGAAGCGCTACTGGGCGGGCTTCCTCTACTTCGCCGGCGTCAACTTCGCGCTCACCTTCGTCGCCGCCGTGCTCTGCGTCGCCTTCGCCCCCACCGCCGCTGGCCCCGGCATCCCCGAGATCAAGGCTTATCTCAACGGCGTCGACACGCCCAACATGTTCGGCGCGCCGCAGCTCATCGTCAAG ATCATTGGCAGCATCGGCGCCGTGTCGTCGGGACTGGATCTCGGCAAGGAGGGCCCGCTGGTGCACATCGGCGCGTGCCTGGCCAACCTGCTCAACCAGGGCGGCGAGGGCCGGTGGCGGCTGCGCTGGCGGTGGCTGCGCTACTTCAACAACGACCGCGACCGCCGGGACCTGATCACGTGCGGCGCGTCGTCCGGGGTTTGCGCGGCGTTCCGCGCGCCCGTCGGTGGCGTGCTGTTCGCACTGGAGGAGGTGGCGACGTGGTGGCGGAGCGCGCTGCTGTGGCGCACCTTCTTCAGCACGGCCACCGTCGTGGTGGTGCTGCGGGGGTTCATCGAGGTGTGCAGGAACGGGCGCTGCGGCATGTTCGGCGAGGGCGGGCTCATCCTCTTCGACGTCAGCGACGTCACCGTCCGCTACCACGTCGGCGACCTCCTCCCCGTCACGCTGgtcggcgtcctcggcggcgtCCTGGGGGCGCTCTACAACCACGTCCTCCACCAGGTGCTCCGGCTTTACAACCTGATCAATGCCAAGGGCCGGCTGGCGAAGCTGGCGCTCGCCCTCGCGGTGTCCGTGTTCACCTCGGCGGGGCTGTACCTCCTGCCGTTCGCCGTGCCGTGCACGCCGTGCGACCCGGCGTTCGGCGACGCGTGCCCGACGGTGGGCAACTCCGGCAACTTCAAGAAGTTCAACTGCCCCGACGGTTACTACAACGACCTGGCGTCGCTGCTCCACGCCACCAACACGGACGCCACGCGCAACATCTTCTCCACGGGCACCGCCGGCGAGTTCAGGCTCGACTCGCTGCTCATCTTCTTCGCCATCTACTGCGTGCTGGGGCTCTTCACCTTCGGCATCGCCGTGCCGTCGGGGCTCTTCCTGCCCATCATCCTCATGGGCTCCGCCTACGGCCGCATCCTCGCGCTCGTGCTCGCGCGCTTCGTGCGgatcgaccacggcctctacgcCGTGCTCGGCGCCGCCGCGCTCATGTCGGGCTCCATGAGGATGACCGTCTCGCTCTGCGTCATCTTCCTcgagctcaccaacaacctcctcCTGCTCCCCATCACCATGTTCGTGCTGCTCATCGCCAAGACGGTCGGTGACGCCTTCAACCCCAGCATCTACGAGATCATCCTCGACCTCAAGGGCCTGCCGTTCCTGGAGCCCAAGCCGGAGACGTGGATGaaggacctcgccgtcggcgagctcgcggCCGCCAAGCCGCGGGTCGTTACGCTGCAGGTCATCGAGAAGGTGTCCACCGTCGTCGAGGTGCTGAGGTCCAGGCCGCACAACGGCTTCCCCGTGCTGGACCGGCCGCGGCCAGGCGTGTCGGAGCTCCACGGGCTGGTGCTCCGGTCCCACCTCATGGCCGTGCTCAAGAAGCGGTGGTTCCTGACGGAGAAGAGGAGGACGGAGGAATGGGAGGCCCGTGAGAGGTTCTCGTCGACGGAGCTCGCGGAGAAGTCCGGGAGCATCGACGAGGTGGCGGTGCAGCTGACGCCAGAGGAGCTGGACATGTACATTGACCTCCACCCGTTCACCAACACCACGCCGTACACCGTCGTGGAGACCATGTCGGTGGCCAAGGCCGTGGTGCTCTTCCGCACCTGCGCGCTCCGGCACATGCTTATCATCCCAAAGTTCCAAGGCCCTGAG ATAGCTCCAATTGTGGGGATCCTAACAAGGCAGGACCTGAGGGCACACAACATCCTTGGTGCATTTCCTCATCTGGCAAACAAAAGGAAAGTACACTAA